A part of Caldisericia bacterium genomic DNA contains:
- a CDS encoding biotin--[acetyl-CoA-carboxylase] ligase, translating to MEIFLSLGSNIEPKEYFLKRAIFYIREKIKIKKISSLYETEPWGYKDQDKFLNIVIQGETELDPELLIKFIKEVEKKVGRCESFKWGPREIDIDIILYGDKIIEKENLIVPHKFFENRGFVVIPLFEINKYIINPKNKRRIDEIYEKVDKKGVKKIKSYAFLKEIYSEFNIDVIDEKDYKIEIFDEITSTQDYLKENFSLNKIVVSRTQTKGRGRKGAFWVSEKGGLYFSLSLKPFNYIYFLPILVTYSMAKVLKKIGIESIKIKIPNDLYLNDKKVCGVISEGYFKDKFLLGEIIGVGLNVNQNIDDFPKDLINRTTSLYIETKKFFFIDEILSLFLKELKKNLNNFENENLNLIIEDIEQNFNIFEEPFIINLTGKEIKVYGIKFIDYKNLQVRDLEGKILNIPLHCIP from the coding sequence ATGGAGATTTTTTTATCTCTTGGAAGCAATATTGAGCCAAAAGAATACTTCTTAAAGAGAGCAATTTTTTATATAAGAGAAAAAATCAAAATTAAAAAAATCTCTTCTCTTTATGAAACAGAGCCTTGGGGCTATAAAGATCAAGATAAGTTTTTGAATATTGTAATTCAGGGAGAAACTGAATTAGATCCAGAATTATTAATAAAATTTATTAAAGAAGTTGAGAAAAAAGTTGGAAGATGTGAAAGTTTTAAATGGGGTCCAAGAGAAATTGATATAGATATAATTCTATATGGAGATAAAATAATAGAAAAAGAAAATTTAATTGTTCCACATAAATTTTTTGAAAATAGAGGATTTGTTGTTATACCTCTTTTTGAAATTAATAAATACATAATCAATCCCAAAAACAAAAGGAGAATAGACGAAATTTATGAAAAAGTAGATAAAAAAGGTGTAAAAAAAATTAAATCTTATGCCTTCCTTAAAGAAATTTATAGCGAATTTAATATTGATGTTATAGATGAAAAGGATTATAAAATAGAAATTTTTGATGAGATAACATCAACTCAAGATTATTTAAAAGAAAATTTTTCTCTAAACAAAATTGTTGTTTCAAGAACTCAAACTAAAGGAAGAGGAAGAAAGGGGGCATTTTGGGTTTCTGAAAAAGGTGGACTCTATTTTTCTCTCTCTTTAAAGCCATTCAATTATATATATTTTTTACCAATTTTAGTTACTTATTCTATGGCAAAAGTTTTGAAAAAAATTGGAATAGAGAGTATTAAAATAAAAATTCCTAACGATTTATATTTAAATGATAAAAAAGTTTGCGGTGTAATTTCTGAGGGTTATTTTAAAGATAAATTTCTCTTAGGTGAAATTATAGGAGTTGGTTTAAATGTTAATCAAAATATTGATGATTTTCCAAAAGATTTAATAAATAGAACAACTTCTTTATATATAGAGACAAAAAAATTTTTCTTTATTGATGAAATTTTAAGTCTTTTTTTAAAGGAATTAAAGAAAAATTTAAATAATTTTGAAAATGAAAATTTAAATCTTATTATAGAAGATATAGAACAGAATTTTAATATTTTTGAAGAGCCATTTATTATTAATTTAACTGGAAAAGAGATAAAAGTTTATGGAATAAAATTTATAGATTATAAAAATTTACAAGTTAGAGATTTAGAAGGAAAAATTTTAAATATACCCTTGCATTGTATACCATAG